TCTTTAATATGAGTATCTTAATAGGATACAGATTGGCGTTTATCAGTCAATGAGCTTCTTCAGTTCAAGGAATAAATATAAGTAGGCAAACAATCAACTAGGAGAAGAAAAGCTACAATTTTGGGGAATGCAAATTActtgaaaatccaaacaaaacccaaaaaaacatAAGCTGGCATTAAAAATATATCCAACCAACTATATTTCAGCAACCATTATCTCTCGACATACATTGGTATCCAATTTCCTCAGATTCATTATCTCTTGATACTTTACCAAAGCAATAACAGAAAAGTATTGGGGAAAGCTGGAATTGAACTCAATTCACACATCAAAACAACCAAGAGTATTAACATAAGTAGATAAGTTCGCACCTGAAGACCAAATTGAAGGAAAGAGACTGAAATCTCATCTGGGGAAGCTGCAACGGCTACAACATGTCGAGAGAGAAATGTGAAAAATGGACGAACCACCCGAACAATATGGCGGGATCTGGGTTAGAAGATGAGAGTTTCTTTGGACACCAAATCCTACatttccttctcatcttcatctcAGAACCATTGGTGGTGGCTTCTTCCACATTCTAGTGTTGAATTGGGGGAATTTCAAAACGACAATTTCTTTGCTGAGCTTTGTGGTGTTCAGAGTGATTGCCCAGTTCTTCGTCCATGCCTGAATAgtagatcatcttcttcttcagaatGATGTGGGCAGAAGTGCAAAATTTTGGGCATCGAATATGACTATATGAAGCCACTTATCTTGCCTTTCTCAAAACCTGGTGACTCTGATGATTCAAACTTAGACCAGGATGAgcataaattattaaaaatcagaaaatattaTAGGGAATCATAACCTTCAAACCAGCATGGCATTTCCTTCATTTAAGCTATGTTCAGTTAGCGCTTGATCAAtagaaataaatgaaagaaacgATCAAAGCCATATGAAATCGGATAATGGATCATATCAGTCTTCCAATTCCTCTGTTCATACTTCAAAGTTCCTCTGTATTGGATGGAAAAAGGACTAGGCATCATCAGTAATGGACTTGTGTTTCAATAATTATGGCTCTTTGCACACTTCTTTTCTACAAATTAGatgcaaaaagcaaaaagaCAAGAACCAATTATTTCTCTACACAAGAAatttaaggaagaaaaaggggggagagagggagagagagagggccgACCTGAAGGAGATGAGAAGTGTTAATTTCCTTTCCACATTCATTATCATCTTCAAATAGAGAGGCTTGAATCCAGGGAGTAGCTCAGCTGTCTTGAAGGGTCAGTAGTAGCTGCTACGAGAGATTTCTTAATATTTCACGACACCTCCAACCCAAGAAAGGGACAGATTACGACAATTTGAAATATCTAGTGCACCACGCGATGCAAGCCCACCGGGTAATGATCTCAAACATGGACAATTATTAATTGACAGCTGATGAAGTGCAGGGAGGTGCTGAATCCCTTCTGGCAGTGACAATAAATTGGAGCAACGGTAAATGTGAAGACTTTCAAGAGATAAGAGACTTCCAAAGCCATTCGGTAATGTCTTTAGACCCGGACATTTCGAAATTCCCAGATATTTTAGTACAATTAGGTGCGGAATCCCTTCTGGTAGAGACAATAAATTGGAGCAATCATGAATCTCAAGCTCTTGAAGTGATGAGAGATTTCCCATACCCTCTAGTCATGTATTTAGCCATGGACATTCTGAAATTCTCAGTTCTTTTAGTGCAATAAGGTGCCGAATCCCTTCTGGTAGAGACGATAAATTGGAGCAATCATGAATCTCAAGCTGTTGAAGTGATGAGAGATTTCCCATACCCTCCGGTAATGTCTTTAGACCTGGACATTCTGAAATTCTCAGTTCTTTTAGTGCAATGAGGTGCCGAATCCTTTCTGGTAGAGACGATAAATTGGAGCAATCATGAATCTCAAGCTCTTGAAGTGATGAGAGATTTCCCATACCCTCCGGTAATGTCTTTAGACATGGACATTCTGAAATCCTCAGTTCTTTTAGTGCAATGAGGTGCCGAATCCCTTCTGATAGAGACGATAAATTAGAGCAACCATGAATCCGAAGCACTTGAAGTGATGAGAGACTTCCCAAGCCATCTGGTACTGTATTCAGAATTGGACATTTCCAAATGTTCAATGTTTTTAGTGAAGTGAGGTTCCAATTCCCTTCTGGTAGAGACAACATATTGGAGCAATCTTGTATCTCGAGCTCTTGAAGCGATGAGAGACTTCCCAAGCCATACGGTAATGCCTTAAGACCAGGACATGTACACAATTTCAACTTTTTTAGTGAAGTAAGATGCCGAATCCCTTCTGGCAAAGACGATAAGTTGGAGCAATTTTTAATCTTAAGCTTTTGAAGCGATGAGAGACTTCCCAAGCCCTCTGGTAATATCTTTAGACTCGGACATGTAGAAATATCCAGATCTATCAATGTGGTGAGTTGTTGAATCCCTTGTGGTAGAGATGACAAATTGGAGCAATTGCCAACTTTTAGTCGTTTCAGTGCACTGAGATGTCGAATCCCTTCTGGTAGAGATGTCAACTCCTTACTACATTTTGATATTTCAAACTTAGAAAGCAACTTGAGATTGTCAAAGAAGCAGTTTGGTAATCTTACCAGACTAGGACAGTTTATGATGTGTAGCAATTCTAGTGTTGCAGGAGCAGGGAAATCAGGTAGAAACACCAATTTGTCAAGCCATCTCAATTTCAATGTTCGGAGGGAGGTGAGCTGTTGCATTCCCTCCACCGAAAGCATTGGCACTGTTGTCAACTTTTTGCAATCTTGTAGCTCCAAGTGAATGAGACGTCGAAACATTGAAGGCACAAAATGCAAATGATTATTTTGttgtgcttcttcttcttcttcacctacTGAGATTGTCCACCTCTCCAGATTTGGCATCGACGAGAGTTCAAGTTGTTGTAGCATTGGAAATATTTCTCCTACtggttttccttcttctcctcctcctcttcctcttcctcttccttcattattattattgttattatttccCCTCTCAGTCATCACCACTTTATTGCATATGGACTCCAAGGCTTCTAAATTTAATAGATGGAGACGCCTAAGGCAAGGGAATTCACCAACTAATGGCAAACATTTGAGATTATGACATTCATTTATCTTAAGTTCCACCAGATTTGGGAGTAGGAGGGAATAAGAAGAGTGTAACATCCAACGTGGCATCTTGATGCCTTCGTAATATTCAATACTCAATGCCTTGAGATTTTGGTGCGGCTGGAGATTCTCCAACACTTGTTCTTCTACTGATGACCTCCTCCTCCTATTATCTCCTGGATAACCCCAATCCAATATCAAAGATTGAAGCTCTGACTTGTCCTTCAAATTTGCTTCCTTGGCATCTCTGACATATTTCACATTTCCAAGCTCCCTGATAAATAACTCCCCTCGAAGCTGGTTTAGGCCATGCAACTCCCCAAGCCCAccacttctccttcttctttcgtCGCCCACAATGAAATATGACAAAGTCTGAAGAGAAGACAACTGCCCCAACCCACGTGGCATGTATTGCATAGAGTGACACGTCTCATCCAACTGAAGATGTCTAAGGCTAACCATTTTTGTGATATCTCTGGGCCACTCTTTAAATACGATACAACCCTCAAGTCTTAATGTTTGCAGATTATACAACCTACATATAGAATTAGGGAGTGCTTTGAAATGATTGTGGGATAGGTCAAGGTACCTTAGTTGTTCCAGGTAACCTAAGGAAGTCGGTACGACGAAGACTATGCTCAATTGTAACACGCGCAAGCCTCGCAAAGGTGAGAAAAGATCATTTTGTTTTCTCGAAATACAAAAATTTGGGGGCAAGTAAAGTGTCCGTAACTTTTGGGTCTTGTCATCTGTGACTACAGGAACGACGTTTAAATTTTTAGACAGTTCCATGTGTCTCACTCCCTTAGGTATAGATATTATTCTCGAGGAGGGGCAGTCTACTGTTACCTTCGACCATTCCATCCCTGCAACCCATCGTGCAAGGCTATGCACCAGGTCATGCATTTTGCATTTCATAATTTTGCCAAGCTTATCATCTTCTGTTACCTCTTGAAAGAATGATCTCCATAGCAAGTCCCTGAAATACCCATACCCAATGTCTTCTAACGACATTGTACTGTGACTTCCACCTCCCctagttggtggtggtggttggaGGATGAACCCATGTGCCATCCATTGATGGATCAAATCATCAACTTCTATTTCATGATCTTCTGGGAACATAGTACAATATGCAAAGCATTGCTTCAAATGGGATGGCAGGTGGTTGTAGCTTATCCTTAAAGCAGGTAGTATTTCTTGTTCCTCTAGGTTCCAAATTTTCGTATCTAGGATATTCAACCaatcctttttgtttcttttgaggCGCAACAAGCTTCCTAATGCCTTTGCAGCCAAAGGCACTCCTCCACACTTTTTCACTATacctttcccaattttcacTAGCTCAGGAtggtttgcttcttcttctttcctgcCAAACGCCCGTTGATTGAATAGAGATTGACAATCATTTTCATTTAACCCTTCCAATTTGTACATATATTTGATTGGTTGCATGATTGATGCAACCACTTCACTACGGGTGGTTACCAAGATCACACTTCCACTTGCCCCACCTATTAAAAGTTTTCTCAAATCCTCCCATTTACCTGGATTTTTTTCATTCCAGATATCATCTAGGACAAGCAAATATCTCTTTCCAGATAGTTTTTCTACCAGTTGTGATTTTGCTTGAATTTCCCCCAAACCACTACAGTTATCACTGGTTAGAGATTCAAGAATTTTCTTTGCAAGGTGCACAACATTAAAATCAAAGGAGACACATACCCACATTCGCACGTCAAAATACTTCTTGATGACACTTTCATCATTATACACAAGCTGAGCAAGTGTTGTCTTCCCTAACCCGCCAATCCCAATTATGGGAATGACCATCACATTATTGTCTTCATTATTTCCACCACCTGAAGTTAACAGCTTTACTAGTTTTTCTTTATCCTCTTCTCTACCCATGACCTCAGATTCAATTACAAAATGGTCGGTATGCCTCCTATCATTGATGTCCATGTCTacagattgatgatgagttgtaAATTGAAATTGAGCTACAACACTATCCTTTTGAATATGATCTAACCTCTCTATGATATCCTTTATTTTATGAGCCATTTTCAAACGAAATACAAGTGGATTTGAAGGCGAGAAGCTTCTGCATACCTGTTTTAGAACAATATTGCTTGGAAGCTCCAGTTTCTGTCGCAAGGCTTCCGTTGCAATTGCATCCAACACATCTTCAGTATCGTAAGCTACATCCTTCAGCTTTCTCAACCAATCTTTCACCACTTCGTTGGTTGCACCTTTCTTCTCCGCATCCGATAATATGGCATCGATTGTGGATAAAGAGGCCTTGAGTTTACTCAATTCCTTTTCTAATCCCAATACCGTTCCAATCTCTTGGATGAGGAGAGAGCCCAAGTCCTTTAAGATTTTGGGTGCAAGACCAGAAAGTAATGCTTCTGCCATCTTTTCTTGATGGTAGGAAGGCCAATGAGCTCCTGAACTTTGTAAGGTTGACAACAGTTAGACAATACTAAGAGGATGAGAGGAGCTAGTAATTAGATGGGAAATTGTATGAAGAGATAGCTCACAATAGGAAATTTATAGAGAGAATATCAGAGCTCGCAagatgagaataagaagaaTTCACAAGGCCAACGCAACCCCATCTCACAACATCCATTGGGTGTGGGGACCACAACCATGGATGATGTGACGTGGGGTTAGAGGCTACAGTATTCCATTATCTTTGGTATAGTCAACACCAAAcaatttcttaccaaaaaaaaacaatggagTTATGGAAGATTTGACTAGCATTATATTTTAGAAAGTTCTTTGAAGTTTCCCAACGTTGAATAAGGAAGGAGGCTTGCGAATCCCATTAACTTGGTTTTAGGAAGTATACATTATTTTAGCAATAAGACGTAGCAGACAATATTGTCTGTCTTTATGTTTTTTGTAGGAGACTCACATGGGGGCATCATACAAGATCTATCCAATCCCTTCAGTCAGTAGAATTCGGCCAAGCTTGTTGGCCTCACATGGGACGATTTTTGCTTCAAATTAATTTAGGTTATTTTGTGCCATGGAACCGAAATTCGATAAGGGTTTCCTGATtagctttcttttatttttttatttttattttttttgaaaaatgaaccctattaatATGGTGTTGTCTATGCTCCAGACATAAACATGTGCGAAAGGACCATATTTCCCTGATCATGTGTCTTTACATTGGTCCCATACATTGGCATGGGAAATACCTAAACGGGCAAGgttctttaatattttttttaataaaatctcaaCCATAGGATTACTAGGGATAGAGGCTTGAgatttatgggttttttttttcctacaaatgTTTAACTTAGGTGGAAATAAGTTTAGTGAATTGAATGAGTagattttcaacaaaaaaaaaaaaatgaatgaatgaaagaGTTGGATTCAATTGAGTTTTTGAAACCATAGAGAGTTTCACTAAAGTCAGGTAAACCGTAGATTTTCCTattacattttcttttatttcttgtgTTTGTTTTACAACGTTGCACACTTAGAAGAATGTGTTTGACCATCTCAATCTATAGCTTCAAAGGAGGTTATTTTAATAAGTTAGTAGTTAGTAATGCCACGCTAAAAAAAGGCCCAAATCCATTGGGCCCTGAAAGTTAGGCAAAAAACAAGAGAGGCATTGAAGGGGGAGGACAAGCtctttagtctcacattgacTAGGAGAAAAGGTTTGGGCAGTTGATAACTTCTATCACCCCTTCCATGGTCATGATTTGTTTTAAAACCGTAAAGGGTTCATTCTAAAACGAAAAATACTTTTGTTTGATATGAGTTCAGAACATTACAAATCGTATCAAAGTGGACCTCGACATTATGTAAGACTACAATGAAGATACTGTAGCACTAAAAGAACGAATATCACATCAAAAGAATTACCCAAATCTGATGAGTCCCAAATTATgcaaaaaacataaaagataTTGAGAGGCAGACTTTTTAGTCCTACATGCATCTACTAACGGGAAGAGACAGGATTACTTGAAAAAAGCAAAATTGAATTTTCTACttttatcatttgaaattttattaaatttggCACAATAGGATAACATACAAAGAAGTTCTGTCCATGCCTGCAGGGATTTGTTCCTAGCTGTGGCCTACGGAGGCCTAATTTTATGGGTCAAAACAAgttacatataaatatatatatatatatatatatataatagggtTAATTCTGTCGTATCTGGTATCTGGCCCATATTTAATCTTTCACATGTATGTTGTTTTCCCTTGTATATACAAGTGGGCAAGTTAACCAACATGGTGGGGTGTCATGGACTTTAACAAGGAGAAAGcttgaaattacaaaaataatatattCTAGGGAATATATAATAGTCCATTTTCATGGGTTTCTATTATTAAtgttctttagaaaaaaaaa
This genomic stretch from Macadamia integrifolia cultivar HAES 741 unplaced genomic scaffold, SCU_Mint_v3 scaffold1956, whole genome shotgun sequence harbors:
- the LOC122065278 gene encoding disease resistance protein TAO1-like produces the protein MPNLERWTISVGEEEEEAQQNNHLHFVPSMFRRLIHLELQDCKKLTTVPMLSVEGMQQLTSLRTLKLRWLDKLVFLPDFPAPATLELLHIINCPSLVRLPNCFFDNLKLLSKFEISKCSKELTSLPEGIRHLSALKRLKVGNCSNLSSLPQGIQQLTTLIDLDISTCPSLKILPEGLGSLSSLQKLKIKNCSNLSSLPEGIRHLTSLKKLKLCTCPGLKALPYGLGSLSSLQELEIQDCSNMLSLPEGNWNLTSLKTLNIWKCPILNTVPDGLGSLSSLQVLRIHGCSNLSSLSEGIRHLIALKELRISECPCLKTLPEGMGNLSSLQELEIHDCSNLSSLPERIRHLIALKELRISECPGLKTLPEGMGNLSSLQQLEIHDCSNLSSLPEGIRHLIALKELRISECPWLNT
- the LOC122065280 gene encoding putative disease resistance protein RGA3, which codes for MAEALLSGLAPKILKDLGSLLIQEIGTVLGLEKELSKLKASLSTIDAILSDAEKKGATNEVVKDWLRKLKDVAYDTEDVLDAIATEALRQKLELPSNIVLKQVCRSFSPSNPLVFRLKMAHKIKDIIERLDHIQKDSVVAQFQFTTHHQSVDMDINDRRHTDHFVIESEVMGREEDKEKLVKLLTSGGGNNEDNNVMVIPIIGIGGLGKTTLAQLVYNDESVIKKYFDVRMWVCVSFDFNVVHLAKKILESLTSDNCSGLGEIQAKSQLVEKLSGKRYLLVLDDIWNEKNPGKWEDLRKLLIGGASGSVILVTTRSEVVASIMQPIKYMYKLEGLNENDCQSLFNQRAFGRKEEEANHPELVKIGKGIVKKCGGVPLAAKALGSLLRLKRNKKDWLNILDTKIWNLEEQEILPALRISYNHLPSHLKQCFAYCTMFPEDHEIEVDDLIHQWMAHGFILQPPPPTRGGGSHSTMSLEDIGYGYFRDLLWRSFFQEVTEDDKLGKIMKCKMHDLVHSLARWVAGMEWSKVTVDCPSSRIISIPKGVRHMELSKNLNVVPVVTDDKTQKLRTLYLPPNFCISRKQNDLFSPLRGLRVLQLSIVFVVPTSLGYLEQLRYLDLSHNHFKALPNSICRLYNLQTLRLEGCIVFKEWPRDITKMVSLRHLQLDETCHSMQYMPRGLGQLSSLQTLSYFIVGDERRRRSGGLGELHGLNQLRGELFIRELGNVKYVRDAKEANLKDKSELQSLILDWGYPGDNRRRRSSVEEQVLENLQPHQNLKALSIEYYEGIKMPRVSIY